One Nocardioidaceae bacterium SCSIO 66511 genomic window carries:
- a CDS encoding DUF4229 domain-containing protein has protein sequence MNPFVAYTLARFGLFLAAFGLAWLVAFSWLEWNSINVLWTMLIALVISAAAGIVLLRRLRERLAGRVQDRAERMSQRFEESRSAEDVD, from the coding sequence ATGAACCCATTCGTCGCGTACACGCTCGCGCGCTTCGGCCTGTTCCTGGCCGCGTTCGGGCTCGCATGGCTGGTGGCGTTCAGCTGGTTGGAGTGGAACTCCATCAACGTGCTCTGGACGATGCTCATCGCCCTCGTCATCTCTGCGGCCGCCGGGATCGTGCTCCTGCGGAGGCTTCGCGAGCGGCTCGCGGGTCGGGTGCAAGACCGCGCGGAGCGGATGTCGCAGCGGTTCGAGGAGTCTCGCAGTGCCGAAGACGTCGACTGA
- a CDS encoding PLD nuclease N-terminal domain-containing protein gives MGKALLVIAVLVMTIFAFYDVLATPRGATRRLPKWVWAVAAFVPVIGPLLWFIIGRPRRRRTPPPRQPRRSVSGPDDDPDFLRDLNRNPEDVLEEWEKEYRRKRRAHGEDPER, from the coding sequence GTGGGCAAGGCACTTCTCGTCATCGCGGTACTCGTGATGACGATCTTCGCGTTCTACGACGTGCTGGCGACTCCGCGGGGCGCCACACGCCGGCTGCCGAAGTGGGTCTGGGCAGTCGCCGCATTCGTGCCGGTCATCGGCCCGCTCCTGTGGTTCATCATCGGCCGCCCGCGGCGACGCCGCACCCCACCTCCGCGGCAACCGCGAAGGTCCGTCAGCGGTCCCGACGACGACCCCGACTTCCTACGCGATCTCAACCGCAACCCCGAAGACGTGCTCGAGGAGTGGGAGAAGGAGTACCGCCGCAAGCGGCGCGCCCACGGCGAAGATCCCGAGCGCTGA
- a CDS encoding cytochrome c biogenesis protein ResB, with translation MATQTKRPKKTPPAPAMTTREFGRWIWRQLTSMRTALMLLLLLALAAIPGSLVPQRSVDRQAVERYFLQHPDLAPVYDKLGLFNVYTSVWFSAVYILLMVSLLGCIVPRLGVYWRALRARPPKAPKRFDRLPESRTYETATDPQDVLEHARTILRRKRARIDVVDDELRAENGYLREAGNLIFHCSLVVVLIGVAAGGLYGYRGNVIVTEGNGFSNTITQYDEISSGAAFTEDQMPPFTLHLDELDAQFQVDGPQRGAPKHFEAEGTYTSEPGGDEQPFNVSVNHPLDIDGTSVFLVGQGYAPVVKVTDGNGQVTFDGPVPFLPEDGTYTSPGVIKVPEARPEQLGFQGFFLPTAATLAEGEAPVSIFPGPVNPNLGLFVYYGDLGMDSGESQSVYSLNKDGLTQLKGKDGQPYRVNLSLGQVADLPGGHGSIEFVGLREFARFQISDTPGQTVPLTGVVIGLLGLMLSLYIRPRRTWVRVRRLDDGSDGGSRTVVEVAALDRVPRGDPAGELDTFVEKLQESTGKQEDASA, from the coding sequence ATGGCGACCCAGACGAAACGACCCAAGAAGACGCCGCCCGCGCCGGCGATGACGACGCGCGAGTTCGGCCGCTGGATCTGGCGGCAGCTGACGTCGATGCGTACCGCGCTGATGCTGCTGCTCCTCCTTGCCCTCGCCGCGATTCCGGGCTCGCTCGTGCCGCAGCGCTCGGTCGACCGGCAGGCCGTCGAACGCTACTTCCTGCAGCATCCCGACCTCGCGCCCGTCTACGACAAGCTCGGGCTGTTCAACGTGTACACGTCGGTGTGGTTCTCCGCCGTCTACATCCTGCTGATGGTGTCGCTGCTCGGCTGCATCGTCCCCAGGCTCGGCGTGTACTGGCGAGCGCTTCGGGCACGGCCGCCCAAGGCGCCGAAGCGGTTCGACCGGCTGCCGGAGTCCCGCACGTACGAGACGGCAACGGATCCGCAGGACGTGCTCGAGCACGCGCGTACGATCCTGCGGCGCAAGCGGGCTCGCATCGATGTCGTCGATGACGAGCTGCGCGCCGAGAACGGCTACCTGCGCGAGGCGGGCAACCTGATCTTCCACTGCTCACTCGTTGTGGTGCTCATCGGCGTCGCCGCCGGCGGGCTGTACGGCTACCGCGGCAACGTGATCGTCACCGAGGGCAACGGATTCTCGAATACGATCACGCAGTACGACGAGATCTCCTCCGGTGCGGCGTTCACCGAAGACCAGATGCCGCCGTTCACCTTGCACCTCGACGAGCTCGACGCGCAGTTCCAGGTCGACGGGCCACAGCGCGGAGCGCCGAAGCACTTCGAGGCCGAGGGTACGTACACCTCCGAGCCGGGCGGTGACGAGCAGCCGTTCAACGTCAGCGTCAACCACCCGCTCGATATCGACGGCACGTCGGTCTTCCTGGTCGGCCAGGGTTACGCGCCCGTCGTCAAGGTGACCGACGGCAACGGACAGGTGACCTTCGACGGCCCCGTACCGTTCCTGCCCGAGGACGGCACGTACACGTCGCCCGGTGTCATCAAGGTGCCCGAGGCCCGACCCGAGCAGCTCGGCTTCCAGGGCTTCTTCCTGCCGACTGCGGCCACCCTCGCCGAGGGGGAGGCGCCGGTGTCGATCTTCCCCGGACCCGTCAACCCGAACCTCGGGCTGTTCGTCTACTACGGCGACCTCGGCATGGACTCCGGCGAGTCACAGTCGGTGTACTCGCTGAACAAGGACGGTCTGACCCAGCTGAAAGGCAAGGACGGTCAGCCCTACCGGGTCAACCTCTCGCTCGGACAGGTCGCGGATCTGCCCGGCGGGCACGGCTCGATCGAGTTCGTCGGACTCCGCGAGTTCGCCCGGTTCCAGATCAGCGACACCCCTGGCCAGACCGTGCCGTTGACCGGAGTCGTCATCGGGCTGCTCGGGCTGATGCTGTCGCTGTACATACGGCCCCGGCGTACGTGGGTGCGCGTGCGCCGTCTCGACGACGGCTCAGACGGCGGGTCGCGTACGGTAGTGGAGGTCGCCGCGCTCGACCGGGTGCCGCGCGGTGATCCCGCAGGTGAGCTCGACACGTTCGTCGAGAAGCTGCAGGAGTCAACCGGAAAGCAGGAGGACGCATCAGCATGA
- the ccsB gene encoding c-type cytochrome biogenesis protein CcsB — MSVEQYANFSNYSVASATVVLGLACLAYIVEWALTRQVTSARRRSRAEQRELVSAAGGSVDSTTAAAGETAVDSDAEFRREVAARIGLSLTVLAFALLAVGVATRIAASGEFRAPWGNMYEFSMAGITAVLGMFLVMVKVADLNWLGGIVTGFGVIVLGLSMLVYVPAGPLVPALDSYWLVLHVVAAMISAGAFAIGAALSVLYLVRARAEARTPEGEDRDGYIWRLPAAAKMDRLSYRIHAFAFPLYTFAALIAGPIWAYHAWGRAWGWDPKEVWAFITWVAYACYLHARATAGWKGKAAAILALVAFATFLFNYVGVNLFVDGLHSYAK; from the coding sequence ATGAGCGTCGAGCAGTACGCCAACTTCTCGAACTACTCGGTCGCGTCGGCGACGGTCGTACTCGGCCTTGCGTGTCTGGCGTACATCGTCGAGTGGGCGCTCACCCGACAGGTGACGAGTGCCCGGCGCCGCAGCCGCGCCGAGCAGCGTGAGCTGGTGTCGGCCGCGGGTGGCAGCGTCGACTCGACCACGGCCGCCGCCGGCGAGACCGCGGTCGACTCCGATGCGGAGTTCCGACGCGAGGTCGCGGCGCGGATCGGCCTCTCCCTGACGGTGCTGGCGTTCGCGTTACTGGCCGTCGGTGTCGCGACCCGCATCGCCGCCTCCGGTGAGTTCCGCGCGCCGTGGGGCAACATGTACGAGTTCTCGATGGCCGGCATCACGGCCGTCCTCGGGATGTTCTTGGTGATGGTGAAGGTCGCCGACCTGAACTGGCTGGGCGGCATCGTCACCGGGTTCGGCGTGATCGTGCTCGGCCTGTCGATGCTGGTGTACGTACCCGCCGGCCCGCTGGTGCCCGCGCTCGACTCGTACTGGCTCGTCCTGCACGTCGTCGCCGCCATGATCTCGGCCGGAGCGTTCGCCATCGGTGCGGCGCTGTCGGTGCTTTACCTCGTCCGCGCGCGGGCGGAGGCGCGTACGCCCGAGGGCGAAGACCGCGACGGCTACATCTGGCGGTTGCCGGCGGCGGCGAAGATGGACCGGCTCTCGTACCGCATCCACGCGTTCGCCTTCCCGCTCTACACCTTCGCGGCGCTCATCGCGGGCCCGATCTGGGCGTACCACGCATGGGGCCGGGCGTGGGGCTGGGATCCCAAGGAGGTCTGGGCGTTCATCACCTGGGTCGCGTACGCCTGCTACCTGCACGCGCGGGCGACCGCCGGGTGGAAGGGCAAGGCGGCCGCGATCCTCGCGCTGGTGGCGTTCGCGACGTTCCTGTTCAACTACGTCGGCGTGAACCTGTTCGTCGACGGGTTGCACTCGTACGCCAAGTAG
- a CDS encoding threonine/serine dehydratase, producing MNLVDIHAIEAAAKVVADTCLRTPVLPVAAKDGRGSLWAKAECLQPTGAFKLRGATNALAGLTDAQRAAGVVTHSSGNHGQAVAFAARVAGVRATVVMPEGAAQVKVDATREWGAEIVMVPVQDRAATCAAIAERTGAAVVPPFDDERIIAGQGTIGLELVDQLPDLATVLVPVGGGGLISGIAVAVKSRRPDVRVIGVEPELAGDLAEGFAAGDRANWSTDLTTRTIADGLRGGAVGDLNWTHIEAHVDDVVTVSEDAIRAAMREIAVRARIVAEPSGAVAAAAYVERSRDLPGGTTVAIVSGGNVDPGLLARALGQNL from the coding sequence GTGAATCTCGTCGATATCCATGCCATCGAGGCGGCCGCCAAAGTAGTCGCCGACACCTGCCTTCGTACGCCCGTACTGCCCGTCGCGGCCAAGGATGGGCGTGGCTCGCTGTGGGCGAAGGCCGAATGCCTGCAGCCGACCGGCGCGTTCAAGTTGCGCGGTGCGACCAATGCGCTCGCCGGCCTCACCGACGCGCAGCGCGCGGCCGGTGTCGTGACCCATTCGTCCGGCAACCACGGTCAGGCCGTCGCGTTCGCGGCGCGAGTCGCCGGCGTACGCGCGACGGTGGTCATGCCCGAGGGCGCCGCGCAGGTGAAGGTCGACGCGACGCGCGAGTGGGGCGCTGAGATCGTGATGGTCCCGGTCCAAGACCGCGCCGCCACCTGTGCCGCGATCGCCGAGCGTACGGGTGCCGCGGTCGTGCCGCCGTTCGACGACGAGCGGATCATTGCCGGGCAGGGGACGATCGGGCTCGAACTCGTCGACCAGCTGCCCGACCTCGCCACTGTGCTCGTACCGGTCGGCGGCGGCGGGCTCATCTCCGGCATCGCCGTTGCAGTCAAATCCCGTCGGCCGGACGTACGCGTGATCGGGGTCGAGCCGGAGCTGGCGGGCGACCTCGCCGAAGGTTTCGCCGCTGGCGACCGCGCGAACTGGTCGACCGACCTGACCACTCGTACGATCGCCGACGGATTGCGCGGCGGCGCCGTCGGCGACCTGAACTGGACGCACATCGAGGCCCACGTCGACGACGTCGTCACAGTCAGCGAAGACGCGATCCGCGCTGCGATGCGAGAGATCGCCGTACGTGCCCGGATCGTGGCCGAGCCGTCCGGAGCCGTCGCTGCCGCCGCGTACGTCGAGCGGAGCCGAGACCTCCCGGGCGGCACGACCGTCGCGATCGTCTCCGGCGGCAACGTCGACCCGGGGTTGCTCGCGCGCGCATTGGGTCAGAACCTCTGA